ttatcgaggaagaatttttcacaatactcttcctccggactcctgtaccttttattggctctagtgtgtctagctgccagaatctttctggtgattcctctggattcgtcatgcctaccatatatgtgattgaagctgacgttgacatattaattctgccagcaacaatccatccaaactctgagttttgtaatgttggacggtttcgattgccccgtcttctttctggtagcagtatagcatagtgatcatcagctcccaacagcatatcaatttttccgggtttatcaaatgttgggtgcgctaattgaatgttgtctggtaatgtgactttctgcgttatttgttctgtgggttggtcacctattatgtgtggcaatacaaatgcctcaactagcattgcgaacttgttgtatcttgaccttacaaccaagcttactcgcgccttgcttatctgtggttgaccacccactccatttatatgcacatgagtctcgctaatttttaacgataacttctttaccagtctctctgagacgagatttacttgagagccgctatccaagagtgctcgaaattctcctttcgtttcattgatcccttttaccactaccttggccgttgccaacagggtgtattttctgccaattccatacgcagaagctgcagaagcagatgtagcaatttggttgcctgtttctaaatgcaacattgtgttatgttttttatcgcatttaaatattgccatatggtccggcttgaagcaattgacacacaatttgtgtctctgcacccaattaagccgctctgctgcggatttgattttgaacttttcacattggaagagtttgtgctttgctgtactgtttgtcccagatgctgttgtgcatgtcttccttggacttggtttttcaatgctgcgattttcgtttcttggtttcccaatcgcctctaatgataggaagcgctgttccaagaaggataggaagtcctttacttcctgcagatcccttgtgttggaaagagattgctcatatagtgcgtggttgaatctatccaattttcttgtcatatgaaacattatgacagcatctgacgattccatatcgacgcctacatttttaaggcttgcaatgattcaaaaatgttatcatgcaaattctttatagaagctgcgtcatttcccacatttgggtgatcaaacagctttgccagtatggctgttactagaactcgtttgttattaaaacgttcctgcaacactgaccaagcagtgttgtaattggcttctgttaattccaggtgccgtatcaatctctctgcttctccagaaaggtttgattttaagtaccacattttctctatcgtggatacatttgactcatgaaccacctttttatagatgtcatgaaattgttgccatttcagataatccccatcaaattttggaatgggaattttggaTAGTTGCAATTATTGTATTgattgcaatacaggtggtgattgtatcactacattttctgctggtgccacacagaatttcagcattgtattttctgcggccacaaacgtagctatattatatccggcttcggctggattttcagctagccgatgaatctcataatggatttcttcaatttgcatccataatttgtcgactaccgatttgtaagtcattttatcttcaggcacaatttgtcttaatgtcctggacaatgactccagcagagcactttgcttacgaaccagtagtttgatcatgactcgctcttcctctcgttggcgagcttgtctctctagctttatttttgccaaatggtccttccaatcttccactatattagatacCGTCTTCatttgctgaaatagtccgttacaaagtagtcatcttcagttggcacgttatttaatttgtccatcaactcctgatgacttttctcgaagttctcccacatgtatttcaggagctcaagtttctcctcgaaataagatggcttcgttttcctggcgaaagaatcttttttggtattccgaataaaggcctggattgcctctcctcgttctgtctgctgtttataaaactcctccatgttcttttatattcttatgtaattggttatctgtactagtacttgacccgatgggagttcatttattttgtcaaagacagggaacgctccgactcgttcctaaaattggtcaagtgtagcacaagaaataaatcgaagttgccttttgattagtgttttaacaatagttttatttttatttccaatattcCAATATATAGTGTAAAAGAattttacactgataactgccacgacagtgaaaccaattttttgagtttcttttctttgtttaaaaaattgctgatcaatgccaaaatctatactcgtgcgtactacctgggttactgaccgagttaactaggtcagatattgctgacgtcagggaatgcaacagagttgagttgatcaaactttattttatataaaaataactttttatgatttggtcgccttgttgaggaaccaattgtcatttaacttacattgctatacgcagcaaggcaaagactcatgaatgatcttgcacatctcacaatgcttttgtttttgtattttctcttaagttttctagaatatactggcgccagtctggtatgctctgtctctgtcactctttacAAACCTATATGTCCTACGTAGTtgcgtaagaattgaaaatttagtaataagcaagcaaacgaacgatcaagacgtgttctagcagtggcagacacagttcagtaacattgaagtaaaaataaagttaagttcttatgagatattaaacacagtggtttattgttcatcataatttggtccttcgagccggatcgttgggcattgtttgtttgttactcattgcttaataatttgttgcaacgtggttgcaattaattgttaacctCAAAGTTAGTAGTCGATAGTTCTGGCCTACTATCGAATAGACAATCGCGTGCTTATTGGAAACAGCGCGGACAAACGGTGGCGCCACTCGCCTATCGGTatctgttatcgatataatcgaCGAGATCGTGAGGGAATACATCTCTGGAAAAACACGcgtcttgaaatttttggtccacACAAGCAGTTGGTATTTCATCATGgaggaaatgaaaacattcataaaggccagaggaagattgaagacaaccattacccgcatatatggatatgcaGAGAATCCTGCACAGGATGCCGACGTCTTCGCAATTGACACCAAATTGGAAACTTTGTCCAATGCGTGGAACGAGTTCGTGAAGTCTGGCGACGAATTGGCCAAATACGACAAACTAGAGGGTTATGTGGACCCTACCGAAGACTTCGGGATATACGAGGAGAAATATCAAGAATATAGTGGAAGGCTAAAATTCGATATGGCCTATGTGCACAGCATTTGAATCATTCGACGTCGTGTGCTCGTAGTTCACAGTTCATACTAGAAACAATACTGTAACgttcataataataatgttgaTAATTATTATCAAACAAAAATCTAAGAAAGTAAGTAGTCGTAAGGATATAAATAAATGGTCTTATATAACCAAGTGTCCTTTTTCTGCCTAAGTAGGATGTGGAGTTCAGTGTTTCAATGTATGAAACCATTtttactttgaaaaaaaatatagagaAACGTTTAGGAATTTCTGCCGGACAATGTGACATTTCGTCAACAGACGGAAATATTGCAGACGCCGATCTTATATTGGAAATGTCAGGAGTTCAGGACGGTGCAAATAACGACAGTCGACCGGTTATATCAGTCTATAACGGTAGTAATTTTGTGGGTCGGCTTGTGGTGATCGAAAAGGGCAAAGAAACTGTGTCGCCGGTAAGCAGCATGTCAGCGCTGGAACAAAGTTCAGATTCCAGCAGTGAATCTAtcgaaaaatgtataaaaccACAGGCTCAGAAACGAAAAATGAATCATGATTTACCTGCGGAGAATAAGAGGTAAGTGTAAGAAATGGGAAAACTCAATATGGTTGAATACGGCAtgtttttgaatattagatATAAGGTGGACCCTACCGTGAGCGAGGAAAGCTCGGAAAACACATCATCAGGGTCCCTGTTCGATGGATGCGGAATGGTCCCATGCGATATTAAATCTCGTGCTTCTAGTTCAGATGAGGAAGATGATCAGCCAATGGACAAAGAAGCAAGCAATGATGCACCATTCGTTGATATTCTCCCGGAAAACAggtcatttgttgttgtcatctCGGCGTCCGCCTGCAACAACAGAGACTTCTGCAAActattgaatgaattttttaaaagcttTGCTGGATACAGAAACGTCGGATGCCTAAAGTTCAATAAAGAAACACCGGTTCAAGAATATAGTCGAAGGCTATACGTTGCGGCAGCAAACGAGAGTACGATGGATTGGGTGCTGGGTGTCATCTGCAAAAAAGATAATTACGAAGCTGTTCCCCTTACGGAATTTCTACATCTCTTACCAGCTCGAGTCATAGTGCCCAAAGTAGAAAAATGCTTAAGTAAAATCTTTGATATGCTCGAACGACAAAATAATggtatacaaacatataaatgGTCTGTTATCGATAGAAACGATTTGGATCTATGCTCCAACGATAATATTACGAAAGTATGCGTTAATGAAGCGATCGATCTATACATGGACGCTGACAGTATTGAGACTATTAAAAACAGATGCTATCAGTTGAGATATCTTTTCTGGGTAGTAAAATTCATGTTTTGCGAGTAATTGTCAAattaacatatattttattatatttcaaaatgatctTTAAAAAAATGGCTGTGCAAAATACCTATGAAGCCTAGTAATatctagttttttttctaaggCCTAAGATTCTCGACATGTCAAAATTTTATCTGAATATCTGCCTTTGCTATTCCGCTGGACAATAGGTGAAATAACAAtgacaaaaagcaaaaaacgaGTGCCCATttttcgaatgcattcgagtcccacttaaaattttagtatgtagtaataataataaaaataataataaaaaataaatacaatatattttagaGTTCGTCTAGTAGTCAGtgacattttattttgcaacTGATATTGACAATACTGAAAGGAAGTCCCATTGGGGATACAGTAGATTAGCAAGCAATATATTTTGCATAttggaatttaatttcatagTCTAATTAATGTTTTCTAGACTTGTGGCaattaattaatcaattaaCTCTTTTTGGTTAGGGTTTGTACATCTATCCCTTCACACCCACTTCGAAATTACGCATTAAATTTTTGGTGTATTGAATATTACATTCTGAATTTCTAGTTTTACTTCAccattacttttatttattatttatttgcttgattgtttttaaatgtctCAAACTGCgacaatttgaattttcgcCATTGCCCCAATAGTTTAGTATTTAGCACTTTGATATTTGCATTCAATTTGCCTTCGGTGGTTAATTCAATGATTTACCCAATACAATTGCTAAATGGgatcatatatatatgagatATTTCCATTGACGTAACATGGCTGGATAGAAACAGTTTTTAACCACAgaggttttttaaattttgtctatttttttacttttaactATAAGGAACGTGAAACCGAAAGTTAAATCGAATGGACTTCTTTTTATGTActaattcaattcaataagCTAAAATATGCCAGGCCAACTAGGATTTTTTAGATAGTACAAATTCACTTTCACTTGCCTACTGTTTGAGTCATTCAATTTCGTATTTCTATCTACGACATTTGAATCATTCGACATCGTGTGCTCGTAGTTCACAGTTCATACTAGAAACAATACAGTCaagtttataataaaaatgttgataattatcattaaacaaaaatctaaGAGAGTAAGTAGTCATAAGGATATAAATAAATGGTCTTATATAACCAAGTGTCCGTTTTCTGCCTAAGTAGGATGTGCAATTTAGCATTTCCAATTATGAAACCATTTttagtttgaaaaaaaagattgaAAAACGTTTGGGAATTCCTGCCGGACAATGTGACATTTGGTCAACAGACGGAAATATCGTAGACGCCGAACTTATATTGGAAATGCCAGGAGTTCAGGACGGTGAAAATAACGACAGTCGACCGGTTACATCAGTCTATGACGGTAGTAATTATGTGGGTCGACTTGTGGTGATCGAAAAGGGCAAAGAGACTGTGTCGCCGGTAAGCAGCAGCTTGTCAGTGCTGGAACAAAGTTCAGATTCCAGCAGTGAATCTAtcgaaa
This sequence is a window from Drosophila willistoni isolate 14030-0811.24 unplaced genomic scaffold, UCI_dwil_1.1 Seg649, whole genome shotgun sequence. Protein-coding genes within it:
- the LOC124461777 gene encoding uncharacterized protein LOC124461777; its protein translation is MSGVQDGANNDSRPVISVYNGSNFVGRLVVIEKGKETVSPVSSMSALEQSSDSSSESIEKCIKPQAQKRKMNHDLPAENKRYKVDPTVSEESSENTSSGSLFDGCGMVPCDIKSRASSSDEEDDQPMDKEASNDAPFVDILPENSSSHSAQSRKMLK